From a single Phragmites australis chromosome 7, lpPhrAust1.1, whole genome shotgun sequence genomic region:
- the LOC133925091 gene encoding beta-ketoacyl-[acyl-carrier-protein] synthase III, chloroplastic-like yields the protein MVAASGLAPPRAAAPCPRTRGGLRPGFLRFVPPVAPPPQQLRCCASTVDDSVVCAAASKPRLPRVVGMGSKLVGCGSAIPTLSISNDDLSKIVETSDEWIAARTGIRNRRVLSGDETLRGLSIQAAQRALEMAQVKADDVDLVLLCTSTPDDLFGGAAQVLTEVGCTNAFGFDITAACSGFIVGLITATRFIKGGGVRNVLVVGADALSKFVDWTDRGTCILFGDAAGAVLVQACSADEDGLLGFCIQSDGNGQKHLNAGTLNVESILFNTNGVPGFPPKKATYSCIQMNGKEVFRFAVRFVPQSIEKALEEAGLPASSIDWLLLHQANQRIIDAAASRLDIPSDKVISNLANYGNTSAASIPLALDEAVRSGKVKTGDTIAASGFGAGLTWGSAIVKWG from the exons ATGGTCGCCGCCTCCGGCCTCGCGCCGCCGCGGGCGGCCGCCCCCTGTCCGCGCACGCGCGGCGGCCTCCGGCCCGGCTTCCTCCGATTCGTGCCGCctgtggcgccgccgccgcagcagcttCGTTGCTGCGCCTCCACCGTCGACGACAGCGTGGTATGCGCAGCGGCCTCCAAGCCCCGCCTCCCCAG AGTGGTTGGTATGGGTTCAAAGCTCGTTGGATGCGGGTCGGCCATCCCAACACTTAGCATTTCAAATGATGACCTTTCAAAAATAGTTGAAACATCAGATGAATGGATCGCGGCTCGAACTGGGATTCGGAATAGGCGAGTTCTTTCAG GAGATGAAACATTGCGGGGGCTCTCAATACAGGCAGCACAAAGGGCTCTTGAGATGGCTCAAGTAAAAGCTGATGATGTTGATCTTGTTCTCCTTTGTACATCTACTCCAGATGATCTGTTCGGAGGTGCTGCTCAG GTGCTGACGGAAGTGGGGTGCACAAATGCATTTGGATTTGATATTACAGCTGCCTGCAGTGGGTTCATAGTGGGCTTAATCACAGCTACTCGTTTTATCAAAG GTGGAGGTGTTCGGAATGTCCTAGTAGTTGGTGCAGACGCTCTTTCAAAATTCGTGGATTGGACAGACAGAGGTACATGCATCCTTTTTGGTGATGCTGCCGGAGCTGTGTTGGTTCAG GCATGCAGTGCTGATGAAGATGGCTTGCTAGGTTTTTGCATTCAAAGTGATGGCAACGGACAAAA GCACCTAAATGCTGGAACACTAAACGTTGAGTCAATCTTGTTCAATACCAATGGTGTTCCTGGATTCCCACCAAAAAAGGCAACCTACTCATGCATTCAAATGAACGGAAAGGAAGTTTTCCGATTTGCTGTGCGTTTCGTACCACAGTCCATTGAGAAGGCACTAGAAGAGGCTGGTTTACCTGCATCCAGTATCGATTGGCTATTGCTACATCAA GCTAATCAGCGGATTATTGATGCTGCTGCCAGCCGGTTAGATATCCCATCTGATAAAGTTATTTCAAATCTTGCTAATTACGGCAACACCAGTGCCGCATCCATTCCATTAGCATTGGATGAGGCTGTTCGCAGCGGCAAGGTGAAGACCGGTGATACTATTGCAGCATCAGGTTTTGGAGCTGGACTCACATGGGGTTCGGCTATTGTCAAATGGGGCTGA
- the LOC133925092 gene encoding flavanone 3-dioxygenase 2-like translates to MAVTDALPIVDLAPFFAGGDDKGGMARATEAVREACRTHGFFRAVNHGVPDELMARALELSAAFFALPNEEKAKIRPVEGSKAPLPAGYARQPMHSADKNEYVLVFDPRLGFNVYPTEPAGFREAVEECYGKLTELGLRIQEILNECMGLPPGFLKDYNSDRGFDFMAALRYFQATAAENNGLSEHEDGNCITFVFQDGVGGLEVLKDGDWVPAEPVDGSIIVNIGDVIQVLSNNKLKSATHRVVRKPVHRHSFAFFFNIHGDKWVEPLPEFTAKIGEAPRYRGFLFREYQQLRMRNKTHPPSRPEDVVHITHYAT, encoded by the exons ATGGCGGTCACCGACGCGCTCCCCATCGTGGACCTGGCGCCTTTCTTCGCCGGTGGGGACGACAAGGGCGGCATGGCCCGCGCCACCGAGGCCGTGCGCGAGGCCTGCCGCACGCACGGGTTCTTCCGCGCCGTCAACCACGGCGTGCCGGACGAGCTCATGGCGCGCGCGCTCGAGCTGTCAGCCGCGTTCTTCGCGCTGCCGAACGAGGAGAAGGCCAAGATCCGGCCGGTCGAGGGGTCCAAGGCGCCCCTACCGGCAGGCTACGCGCGGCAGCCGATGCACTCTGCCGACAAGAACGAGTACGTGCTGGTGTTTGATCCGAGGCTCGGGTTCAACGTGTACCCCACTGAGCCAGCCGGATTCAG AGAGGCAGTGGAGGAGTGCTACGGCAAGCTCACCGAGCTGGGGCTGCGCATCCAAGAGATCCTGAACGAGTGCATGGGCCTCCCGCCGGGCTTTCTCAAGGACTACAACAGCGACCGCGGCTTCGATTTCATGGCTGCGCTACGCTACTTCCAGGCAACGGCGGCGGAGAACAACGGCCTCAGCGAGCACGAGGACGGCAACTGCATCACCTTCGTCTTCCAGGACGGCGTCGGGGGCCTCGAGGTCCTCAAGGACGGCGACTGGGTCCCGGCGGAGCCCGTCGACGGCAGCATCATCGTCAACATAGGCGATGTCATACAG GTGCTGAGCAACAACAAGTTGAAGAGCGCGACGCACCGGGTGGTGAGGAAGCCAGTGCACAGGCACTCGTTCGCGTTCTTCTTCAACATCCACGGCGACAAGTGGGTCGAGCCGCTGCCGGAGTTCACGGCCAAGATCGGCGAGGCGCCACGGTACAGGGGGTTCCTGTTCAGGGAGTACCAGCAGTTGCGGATGAGGAACAAGACCCATCCGCCGTCCAGGCCCGAGGACGTCGTCCACATCACCCACTATGCCACCTAG